DNA from Prionailurus bengalensis isolate Pbe53 chromosome X, Fcat_Pben_1.1_paternal_pri, whole genome shotgun sequence:
CACGAAAAACCAGAGCGGGGCCACGAAAAACCAGAGCGGGGCCACGAGAAGTCTGACAGAGATCGAGAGCGTGGTTATGAcaaggtggaaagagagagagagcgcgacaGGGATCGGGATCGTGACCGCGGGTATGACAAAGTAGACCGGGAAGAGAGCAAAGAACGGCGCCATCATCGCCGAGAGGAGCTGGCTCCCTACCCCAAGAGCAAGAAAGGTAAGCAGAGCAGCAGGACCAGGAGTCGGGGAAGGCAAGTGAGGCACCACAGGTGAGCCGCGTAAAGGAAGTCCTCACTTTGCTCATGCGACTGCCTGAACCTGGGTCCTGCGCCAAGGTGCTGCCATGGCAGCCATATGCTCCATTCCTTCCTGGGATGAGGGAGCTTGGTGATCAGGCGCTCCTTCTGCCTCCACTGAAGATCTCACTCTTTCACCTATTTCCACAGTGGCGAGCCGGAAGGATGAAGAGTTAGACCCCATGGACCCCAGCTCATACTCGGATGCACCTCGGTAAGTGACAACGCCTCATgagccttccttctctttcctcgtGACTTACTTGTGTCGATGACCATTCCTTTTCTCCtgtctcctttccccatttttcagTTGTTGGGAGTTGGGGAGAGTGCCTACCACAACCCACATTCCCAACCGCTGACCCATATTCCCTAACCCTTGTCACCCCCAGGGGCACATGGTCAACAGGACTCCCCAAGCGGAATGAGGCCAAGACGGGTGCAGACACAACAGCAGCTGGGCCCCTCTTCCAGCAGCGCCCCTACCCGTCACCAGGGGCTGTGCTCCGGGCCAATGCTGAGGCCTCCCGAACCAAGCAGCAGGACTGAGCCTCCCCGCCACCCTACCACCCTGGGGATTTTTAATAAAGGCTTTTCAATGGATTGTGACCATGAGACCTGAGTGCTTCCTTCCCGTGCACTTTTGAGGCTTCCCAACCCAAACTGGCAAGAtgcaaaacacattttatttgtaaaaactcACCTAAGAAAGTGCGGGAGTGGCAGGGAtaggggggtggggatggggccgGAGGCAGTGGTGGGTTCCTTCCGTGCCCTCATTACCAGAGTTTGGCCGTGTTAGCCttgcgtgggggtggggggtggggccatGGAGGGTTCAGTGTCTACCTCCCCCCACCGCTAATACTGATCAGAGTTTGGTCCTGGCTGGGCCAGGGCAAGAAGGGAGAACGAGGCCAGCGTCTTCAATCCCAGCAGCTACGAACCCTTCACCTTGGTGAGCAACCTGTGGTGGGAAcggggaggaaagaaaaacacagagagctggggtgggctggcaggcCGGTGTCCTGAGCAAGCGAGGGTGACAGTTGTGAGACTGGTAGTTCCTGGGGTTAGTAATAGAGCCCCCGCAGAGTCCCCTGGGTCAGAAAGCTACACGTGGACTAAATAAATACAACATCTTTATTTGGCATTGGGTATCCTGACATTGTTCATTACAGTTCCttagaaaacaaccaaaaaatcagaacaaattaatcaaaaataaagatcCAATGACCCTATTTACACATAACAAAGACAGCCCAGGCATCTCCCACGCGTGCATGTGCGCACGCAAATgcacgcacgcacgtgcacacacatccTGGGAGACAGTTAAGGGGTTAATAAGCTTTGAGGAGTGCAGGGGCAGGTTCCACATTCCAGCCATTTTTAAGACACCCTTGGCCCTGTTACAAAGTAAGGGTGCCTCATACAGCCAGTGTGTATCAAGAGTGTGGTTGGCAGCTTAATTTTCCCTCTCAGAAAATAACCCTGCGTCCAGCAACTGACAGTGTCTTAGGTTCAGTGAGATTCAGTCACCCCAGTGACCTCGCCTGCCTGCTTTTCCCACACCCTGGATCATTAATTACCCGATTACACCACAAATTCCCAAACCTGTAAAAAACCGATGGCCCCCTGCTGCACCCTCCCCTGGACCAGGCAAAAAATCTCAGCTCCTACCCCTTCCTCCCCGGGGTGCTCACAACAGGCCCATTTTTCAAGGGTTTCCTGTCAGGAAAGCTGCCCCAaggccacacacaaaaaaagactgaGCGGCTAACACCATCCATTGTGGTTGTGAGGGAGGCAAGAAGGCCTCAAGCCATGGGACGCTGAGCCCCACAGATCAGCATCTGTCACTAAAGAGCTGTAGGATTTTTGTCCAATTTGTCCTTACAAAGGTGGAGGGATTGCTGGGAGGGACTCTCCCAGTCATGGAAGACAGGACGCCTCTGGCTAAGGGCAGGCAGACAAAAACAGGCCTTGAATGACAATACTGCCAACCTGGTCCCCAAGGGGTTAACTTGGGGCAAAGGAGGCAGCTCTTAAGAACCCCctccaggggaggggaaggtcaGTCTACAAGGAAGGGTTCATGTGATACCCTGCCCAGTTCTACGCCCCTCCAGAAGTCTCCATGACCCGGGAGAAAAGACTCGTCCAACCCCAGAGGAGCCAGGCCCAGTGGCGACTCAGGTCCTGCAGATGCCCAACACCCTCCACCcggtccccctccctgtctccccccaccaccaccagcccTCACTTCACCAGCACTGACTTTGGCAGAAAGGGCTCCGTGCTGAGGTCTCCACGATGGGAAGACAGCTTCGGTGGCGGCGGCTGCCCTGGAGGCTGCTGGTGAGTGCAGGGCCCGGAGGTGGAAGTGGAGGCAGAGGTGGAAGCTATGGCTTTGGCTGCACCTCGGGGAAGGCTGTAGAGGTAGACGGCACCGATGACCAGCCCAGCGCCAAGGGCAAACAACGGGTCCACATGGAAGCCAAAAAGGCGGATGGAGGCAACAGTGGACAGCACGATGGACAGGGAGGTGGCAAAGCCCTTGAGGATGTTGTCGGCGTACTTGACGACAACAGCCACCAGCAGCCCGCCAAAGGCCTGGTTGAGCACCACGCCCCAGACAGCAGGTGTGTACCCGAAAAAGAAGCCACGGCGGGCCACGGCAGTGCCCTCAGCCCACCAGAGCCCCACCAGGCCCAGGGCTGTGCCGAAGAGGCCCAGCTGCAGGTTGCGCAGCCACACCGAGCCTGAGCTGCCCTTGAGGATCTTCTCGAAGTAGACACCTGCGAATCCCGAGGACAGACACGAGGCCACTACAGCTGCTAGGCCCGCCCCAGGGTTCTGATCCAGCGGCCGAGGGCCCCCACCACCGGCTTGCTGTGCCTGGACGATGGCGACGCCAGTGAAGAGGAGCAGCAGGGAGGCCCACTGTAGCCGGGAAAGGCTGCGGTTCAGCATGAGCACGGAGAACAGTGCTGTGGTCAGGATCTTCAGCTGGTACGTCACCTGCGAGCAGTATGTGGAAGGCACTAAGGGGTGTTCCCAACCCCCGACACGTGCACAATGGAGGGACGGGGTGGGAcagacaacaataaaaatatccaGCCACTGGCCACTGACTGGCATGCAGCATGACATGCCTCCCAGAAAGTCCACAGCTGTGGAAGTCCCGGGCCACACCCAGGTCGACATCCCAACCCCATTTTCTGGCTGTGTGATGAGGAACAAAGCACTTGCCCTGTCTTGGCCCAGACATGATCTATAAAACACAGCTGTTGTATGTGAACCACTTCCCACGGTAGGTAAAGAATGGGCAACAGGCTCTTTGACGAGGGCGTTCATGATAAATATGTGCTGAAACAAACAAATCCACCACAATGACATCAGCAAACGTTTTGTGTGCCAGTGTGGGTCTAAGTACTTTGCATGAATCCATTCACTTAATGCTCATGTATGAAGTGGGCACTATCGTAACGTCcaacagaaagaggagaaaactaattaaggcacagagaggttaagtgattttcccaagatcacacagctggaaagtagcagagctggcatttgaacccaggcagcctggccccaGAATCCAGGCTCTTCAACCATTTTCCAAGGCCGAAAGCTCACCTATTGCCAACCAAGGGCACTTCCTGGGCATCATTTCTTTTAGCTGTCCCAGCCTCCTGGCGAGGCAGCATTCCCATTCTCAGttctcacagatgaagaaactgaggttgagGGAGAGCCAAGGCCATTTCAAAGGTGACACGGCTCCTGCTCTCTGCAGCCCTCCCTTGCCAGCAGCACACATCCCCCACCCTGGCCAGTTCATCCGAGgccatgctgggcatggggctCACCTGGAAAGTGGCAGCTGGCAGGTTGGAGATGGCAACATACTGGAGGTTATTCTGCAAGGTGTAGATGAGAGACGGCACTGCGAGCTTGAGTGTGTCCACATACTGCACCAGGACAGCCTCGTGGAGGAAGAGAGCCAGGTGCTTCACGTTACCTGGGTGGGGTGAAACACAGCCCCTTTTAGCACTGACTACACCAAAGAAGAAGATCCTCTGAGGGCCAGGACTGGGCCTTGGCCTGTGTCTCCCAGCCCCCTGCTGACTCCCTGAGGGCCATTATGAGGTCTGTGTTATCAGTTTCCTGACAGTACAACCATGTCCCTAGCGGGTGTCTCAGGTACCAGTTTGATGGACACAAAACAATCATCCTTAACACTGCGCCTGAGAATCAGAGACCATATTCACTCAGCTTACAGCCTACCTCTGTGGCAGAGTCCCATTCAGGGCAATCTCAGTAAATGTCTGTACAAGGAAATAATGAGCATGAACTAGCTTGTGAAGCAGAAACCTTAGGAGTATGAAAGCAAGACtgtttaccagaggggaagttTTAGACTCGACTTTTACACTTATCCTAGCTCCTCACTGGCTGGCGAACtgcctgagggcaggggccaccTCCCAGTTAGACACTTCTGTCAGCCCCACACACAATCATGTGGTTGCCCTTGCCCCAGGGAAGAGTGGAAGCTTGACTATTAAGCAGAAAGTCTGTTTGGGATCTGCTCCCACCAATACATGAGAACACCTTCCTGTGTCATAAGGCCTTTGCAAAGCTCAccccattttttttcagttcatctttaaaaaaataaaagattttaggggtgcctgggtggctcagttgggtgccTTCAGCcgaagggtccaacttcggctcaagtcatgttctcatggctcgtgggttcgagccctgcgtcgggctctgtgctgacagctcagagcctggagcctgcttcggattctgtgtctccacctctctctgcccctcccccacttgcagtctgtctctctctcaaaaataaacattaaaaaaaatttttggggggggcgcctgggtggcgcagtcggttaggcgtccgacttcagccaggtcacgatctcgcggtccgggagttcgagccccgcgtcaggctctgggctgatggctcggagcctggagcctgtttctgattctgtgtctccctctctctctgcccctcccccattcatgctctgtctctctctgtccccaaaataaataaaaaacgttgaaaaaaaaatttttttttaataccagccCTATGAGGGCAAGATGCAGACTGCATTGCTAACGCATCCACCTCCACAGCTGGAGCAGGGCCTGCTGCAGTGAGCACTTGAACTGTCTCAGAGTCAATCAAAAACAGAGCAGATGGCCTGGCAGGGCATTATGTTAAGGGAAAGAAGTtagaccaagaaagagaaatactgtatgatttcatttattcgtggaatgtaaaaaaaaaaaacaaacaaaaaaacagacaacaaaaacaGCCTCAGGgaactggtggttgtcagggcAATGGCGGGGCGGATGGGcggaataggtgaaggggattaagaggtacaaactcccagctataaaataaataagtcacgggatgaaaagtacagcataaggaatgtagtcaataatattataacaacattgtatggtgacagatggtaactacacttaccacAGTGAACACCgtgtaatatacagaattgttgaatcactatgttgtacacctgaaactaatagaatattaCAGTTGCCCCTTGAGCAACCAACAGGAGGTTGGGGCACCAACCtcgtgcagtcaaaaatccatgtatagaGGGGCCTGGATGGCTGTCTGTTGGgcatacaacttcggctcaggtcatgatctcacagttcctgggttcgagctctgtgtctgcctctgtgctgacagctcagagtctggggcctgcttcagattctgtctccctttctctctgcccctcccacttgtgctctctctctctctcaaaaaaaaaaacattaaatgttttttaaatccacgtataacttttgatttcccccaaacttaactccaatagcctactgttgactggaagccttatcgATAACATAGTCAATTGAtacgtattttgtatgttaatatgtattatatgctgtattcttacaataaagtaagctagaaaaaaaataataaggaaaatgcaTTTTCAATACTGTAgtgtatttataagaaaaaaaacttggggcacctaggtggttcagtcggttaagcatctgacttcggctcaggtcaagttctcatggttcctgagtccCGCCCGCatttagctctgtgctgacagcacggagcctgcttgggattctctctccctccttccgcccctccccaactcgtgtgctctgtttctctctctcaaaataaataaataaacttaatttaaaaaatatactgaggGCAGAGCTAGATCATACATCTATATCCTTTACACACGCAAGGCCTTTATAGAGAAATGATTGGTAACGTTTTAAAGGAGGGCTTTAAATTAGTAGATAAATCCACCttacaggaaatacagaggaTAAAAGAACATGTTAAATGATACACAGGGAGGCAGCCAGCAAAATCCAGGCCACCCAAAATCTACAAGACATACAACCTGCTCTCTTCAACAAATTAACTGCATATCAAAAAGAGCTGGAGGGGAGCCCTGAGGTTGACAGATCTAGAAGCCATCAACCAACTACAAGATACTGACCATATATAAACCTGACTGAGACAAATTCTTAAGACCTGTTAGGATATTTGAGAAACCATTATAAATGTGAACACTTGACTGgatatgtgattattttattaactttaaaaattattgattttcTGGTGTATGATTTTTAGATAtcacagtaatttttttaatgtacaaaaatatttattcaggacTGTAAGGGGGGATTTACTGCAAAATAATACTTACTTCATGTGTGACATACTGTAGTATAATAAGGCAGGGGGTGGGTACGTGGGCAGACATGTAGACTGGCAGTGAGTGGATAATCACTGATGCTGTTTAATGGTAGAGTGGTCATGGGTTGATAATTGATGAAtctgggtgatgggtacatggaCATTTTATTACTACCTCGGATTTTGTGTATGTTTAACATTATCCATAATGTAAAGTTAAAGGGAAATAACTGAATCACTATGTAATGGTCACCTGATACCTTATGGGCACAGATGGTCTCACTCCTACAGTCCACACAGGCCAGCTCCCAGGGGATTAGGGATATAAAAGTGTGGGTGCAGCTACTCATACCTGGAGGGACAAGGCAGCTTAGCTACACATATATATTCTCCAGGCAATTTCACGGACACAGTGATACTCCTCCAGCAAACCCGAAACTCCCCCAGCAAACCCTCCATGTGGGGATGGGTA
Protein-coding regions in this window:
- the PQBP1 gene encoding polyglutamine-binding protein 1, giving the protein MPLPVALQTRLAKRGILKHLEPEPEEEIIAEDYDDDPVDYEATRLEGLPPSWYKVFDPSCGLPYYWNVDTDLVSWLSPHDPNSVVTKSAKKLRSTNADTEEKLDRGHEKPERGHEKPERGHEKPERGHEKPERGHEKSDRDRERGYDKVERERERDRDRDRDRGYDKVDREESKERRHHRREELAPYPKSKKVASRKDEELDPMDPSSYSDAPRGTWSTGLPKRNEAKTGADTTAAGPLFQQRPYPSPGAVLRANAEASRTKQQD
- the SLC35A2 gene encoding UDP-galactose translocator isoform X2 yields the protein MAAVGSGGSTAAAGPGAVSAGALEPGTASAAHRRLKYISLAVLVVQNASLILSIRYARTLPGDRFFATTAVVMAEVLKGLTCLLLLFAQKRGNVKHLALFLHEAVLVQYVDTLKLAVPSLIYTLQNNLQYVAISNLPAATFQPSPRCSQSHSFHLCLHFHLRALHSPAASRAAAATEAVFPSWRPQHGALSAKVAHQGEGFVAAGIEDAGLVLPSCPGPARTKL
- the SLC35A2 gene encoding UDP-galactose translocator isoform X1, which translates into the protein MAAVGSGGSTAAAGPGAVSAGALEPGTASAAHRRLKYISLAVLVVQNASLILSIRYARTLPGDRFFATTAVVMAEVLKGLTCLLLLFAQKRGNVKHLALFLHEAVLVQYVDTLKLAVPSLIYTLQNNLQYVAISNLPAATFQVTYQLKILTTALFSVLMLNRSLSRLQWASLLLLFTGVAIVQAQQAGGGGPRPLDQNPGAGLAAVVASCLSSGFAGVYFEKILKGSSGSVWLRNLQLGLFGTALGLVGLWWAEGTAVARRGFFFGYTPAVWGVVLNQAFGGLLVAVVVKYADNILKGFATSLSIVLSTVASIRLFGFHVDPLFALGAGLVIGAVYLYSLPRGAAKAIASTSASTSTSGPCTHQQPPGQPPPPKLSSHRGDLSTEPFLPKLLTKVKGS